The following coding sequences are from one Paenibacillus sp. FSL R5-0912 window:
- the tsf gene encoding translation elongation factor Ts has protein sequence MAVDAKAVKELRERTGAGMLDCKKALEEANNDITKAAELLREKGLSAAANKAGRIATEGTVESYIHAGGRIGVLVEINCETDFVGKTDSFKDFARDIAMQIAAANPLYVRREEVPAADVEKEKEILKNQALNEGKPEKIVEKMVEGRISKFYEEYCLLEQPFVKDPDKTISQLLNEKISTIGENISIRRFVRYELGEGLEKKVDNFVEEVMAQVNQ, from the coding sequence ATGGCAGTAGATGCAAAGGCAGTAAAGGAACTTCGTGAAAGAACAGGAGCAGGAATGCTCGATTGTAAAAAGGCACTTGAAGAAGCAAACAATGATATCACTAAAGCAGCTGAATTGCTTCGTGAAAAAGGTTTGTCCGCAGCAGCTAACAAAGCTGGACGTATCGCTACTGAAGGTACAGTAGAATCTTACATCCACGCTGGCGGCCGTATCGGCGTTCTGGTAGAAATCAACTGCGAAACTGACTTCGTAGGTAAAACAGATTCCTTCAAAGATTTCGCGCGTGATATCGCAATGCAAATCGCAGCAGCGAACCCGCTGTATGTTCGCCGTGAAGAAGTACCGGCTGCAGATGTTGAGAAAGAAAAAGAAATTCTTAAGAACCAGGCGCTGAACGAAGGCAAGCCTGAAAAAATCGTTGAAAAAATGGTTGAGGGCCGCATCAGCAAGTTCTATGAAGAATATTGCCTGCTTGAACAGCCATTCGTTAAAGACCCAGACAAGACTATTTCCCAATTGCTGAACGAAAAAATCAGCACTATTGGCGAAAACATCTCCATCCGCCGTTTCGTTCGTTACGAGCTGGGTGAAGGTCTTGAGAAGAAAGTCGATAACTTTGTTGAAGAAGTAATGGCACAAGTGAACCAATAA
- the frr gene encoding ribosome recycling factor, giving the protein MPQSVKKNAEERMEKAILSLKRDLATLRAGRASTSLLDRIQVEYYGAPTPLNQLANISTPDSRTLLIQPWDKTSMSDIERAIMKSDIGITPANDGTIIRLSIPPLTEERRGELVKFTKKFGEEAKVAIRNIRRDANDDIKKMEKNGISEDESHGHQEDIQKSTDKFIAEVDKVLLSKEKEIMEV; this is encoded by the coding sequence ATGCCACAATCGGTGAAGAAAAATGCCGAAGAGCGTATGGAAAAAGCGATTTTGTCGCTAAAACGCGATTTGGCTACGCTGCGGGCAGGACGTGCTTCGACGTCACTGCTGGATCGCATTCAAGTGGAGTACTACGGTGCTCCGACTCCTCTTAATCAGCTGGCTAACATCAGCACACCGGATTCCCGGACACTGCTGATCCAGCCGTGGGACAAAACATCGATGTCTGACATCGAGCGGGCGATTATGAAGTCAGATATCGGGATTACGCCTGCCAATGACGGTACAATCATCCGTTTGTCCATTCCACCGCTTACTGAAGAACGCCGCGGCGAGCTTGTAAAGTTCACCAAGAAGTTCGGAGAAGAAGCAAAGGTAGCCATCCGTAACATCCGCCGCGATGCGAACGATGACATCAAGAAGATGGAGAAGAACGGCATTTCGGAAGACGAATCACATGGACATCAGGAAGATATCCAGAAATCAACGGATAAGTTCATAGCTGAAGTCGACAAAGTGCTCTTGTCCAAAGAAAAAGAGATTATGGAAGTATAA
- a CDS encoding DUF342 domain-containing protein produces the protein MIGQYVLGQYLSITFSDDKGIAYLQFIKKDENFSCTIEDLESFLVSHNIRFGIQRDIVQRICSNPEEYFWNRVPIAIGQPAVNGKDGRMVLTVDLEEDRKPLEKEDGKVDYKDLVRLHNVRKGQLIARIVPAENGVSGKTVTGEELPYRAGKQAHFKVGKNVLVDQEETSMYSAIDGLVTLTDKGKINVFPVYEVNGDVDYSTGNIDFVGTVVIRGNVLTGFTVKSAGDIRVVGGVEGAELISGGSIEITGGIIGYNKGLVNAGKNVKVSFIQDGNVVAGEDVIVSQSIMHSNIRAGRDVLCNGAKGLIVGGIVQAGDKVVARTIGNTMSTATAVEVGVVPELRNEINELRQELRQLLENEDKTNKALYLLNQLANNGQLSPDKVALRVKLNATKQSHMRDEKRIKERVLEIERMLEDTGRARVDVIKTIYGGSKIVIGRYTRFVKDPTERVSFVYSEGDITITPYI, from the coding sequence TTGATCGGTCAATATGTTTTGGGCCAATACCTAAGTATTACGTTTTCGGATGATAAAGGGATTGCTTACCTCCAGTTCATCAAGAAGGATGAGAATTTCTCCTGTACAATTGAGGATCTTGAAAGCTTCCTGGTCAGTCACAACATTCGATTTGGTATCCAGCGGGATATTGTTCAGCGGATCTGCAGCAACCCGGAAGAATATTTCTGGAACAGGGTGCCAATCGCAATCGGCCAGCCTGCTGTCAATGGCAAGGATGGACGGATGGTCCTGACCGTGGATCTGGAGGAAGACCGTAAGCCGTTGGAGAAAGAAGATGGCAAGGTTGACTACAAGGATCTGGTCCGGCTTCACAATGTGAGGAAGGGCCAGCTTATAGCCAGAATCGTTCCGGCAGAGAATGGTGTAAGCGGAAAGACAGTGACTGGGGAGGAGCTTCCGTATCGAGCAGGGAAGCAAGCCCATTTCAAGGTTGGCAAGAATGTACTGGTGGATCAGGAAGAGACCTCCATGTATTCGGCGATAGATGGATTGGTTACGCTGACAGACAAGGGCAAGATCAATGTATTCCCTGTATATGAGGTCAATGGTGATGTGGATTACAGTACAGGCAATATTGATTTTGTCGGCACGGTTGTCATACGCGGCAACGTACTTACCGGCTTTACTGTCAAATCAGCTGGAGATATCCGAGTGGTTGGGGGGGTGGAAGGTGCCGAGCTGATATCTGGCGGTTCCATCGAAATTACCGGCGGAATTATCGGCTATAATAAAGGTCTCGTAAACGCCGGGAAAAATGTCAAAGTCTCATTTATCCAGGATGGCAATGTGGTGGCCGGAGAAGACGTGATTGTCTCGCAAAGCATTATGCATTCCAACATCCGAGCAGGACGTGATGTGCTCTGCAACGGTGCCAAAGGTTTGATTGTAGGCGGGATAGTACAGGCAGGCGATAAAGTTGTTGCACGGACTATCGGAAATACGATGTCGACGGCTACAGCGGTTGAGGTGGGCGTTGTTCCCGAGCTGAGAAATGAGATTAATGAGCTGCGCCAGGAATTGCGTCAACTTCTTGAGAATGAAGACAAGACCAATAAGGCACTATACCTTCTCAATCAGTTGGCGAACAACGGTCAGCTTTCCCCAGATAAGGTGGCGCTCCGCGTGAAGCTCAATGCGACCAAGCAATCCCATATGCGTGATGAAAAGAGAATCAAAGAACGCGTACTCGAGATCGAGCGGATGCTTGAGGATACAGGCAGAGCACGGGTGGATGTTATCAAAACAATCTATGGTGGTTCAAAGATTGTTATTGGCAGGTATACCAGATTCGTTAAAGATCCTACAGAACGGGTATCCTTTGTTTACAGTGAAGGGGACATAACGATAACACCGTACATTTAA
- the proS gene encoding proline--tRNA ligase — MAKDKQFVTEITPQGEDFSRWYIDVIKKADLMDYSPVRGCIVFKPDGYEIWEHIQEEMNRRLKETGHRNAYFPLFIPESFFQKEKEHVEGFNPELPWVTEAGGDVLEERLAIRPTSETMFGHMYSKWIQSYRDLPVLINQWANVVRWEKRTLPFIRTTEFLWQEGHTAHENETEAREETMKMLDNYRDFVETFLAIPVVTGQKTPSERFAGAVDTYSIEAMMKDGRAVQAATSHYLGTKFAVAFDIQYLSRDNVLEYAHTTSWGSTTRLIGSLIMVHGDDRGLALPPKVAPTQVIMIPIGPPKTREAVIGRTDDLFKELKSAGIRVRVDDRADVTPGWKFNEYEMRGVPVRLELGPRDMENGVCVIVSRISGEKKIIQQENLVEEVKAMLEQVHQEMFERALKFREDHFYSVDTLEQMKDSMEEKRGFALAGWCGSEECESKVKEETGAGSRNIPFNPSETKETCICCGEPALHTVVFAKAY; from the coding sequence ATGGCAAAAGACAAGCAGTTCGTTACGGAAATCACGCCGCAGGGCGAAGATTTCTCACGCTGGTATATTGATGTGATCAAAAAAGCGGACCTGATGGATTATTCTCCGGTCCGCGGCTGTATTGTGTTCAAACCGGACGGCTACGAGATCTGGGAACATATCCAGGAGGAGATGAACCGCCGCCTCAAGGAAACCGGACACCGCAATGCCTACTTCCCGCTGTTTATTCCGGAGAGCTTTTTCCAGAAGGAGAAAGAACATGTTGAAGGCTTCAATCCGGAGCTGCCTTGGGTGACTGAAGCTGGCGGCGATGTGCTGGAAGAACGTCTGGCAATCCGCCCAACTTCCGAGACCATGTTCGGCCATATGTATTCCAAATGGATTCAGTCCTACCGTGACCTTCCGGTGCTGATCAACCAATGGGCTAACGTAGTCCGGTGGGAAAAGCGCACACTGCCATTCATCCGCACTACGGAATTCCTCTGGCAGGAAGGCCATACCGCTCATGAGAATGAGACGGAAGCGCGTGAAGAAACGATGAAGATGCTGGATAACTACCGTGATTTCGTAGAGACTTTTCTGGCGATTCCGGTGGTTACCGGACAGAAGACACCATCCGAGCGATTCGCCGGTGCGGTGGACACGTATTCCATTGAAGCAATGATGAAAGATGGACGGGCTGTGCAGGCGGCTACCTCTCATTATCTGGGTACCAAGTTCGCAGTGGCTTTTGATATCCAATACTTAAGCCGTGATAATGTACTTGAATATGCACATACAACCTCATGGGGCTCTACCACACGTCTAATCGGCTCACTGATCATGGTGCATGGGGATGACCGCGGGCTGGCTTTGCCGCCGAAGGTGGCGCCTACTCAGGTCATTATGATTCCGATCGGGCCGCCTAAGACCCGTGAAGCAGTGATCGGGCGCACAGATGACCTGTTCAAAGAGCTGAAGAGTGCCGGAATCCGCGTACGTGTAGACGACCGCGCAGATGTTACACCGGGCTGGAAGTTCAATGAATACGAAATGCGCGGTGTACCGGTACGTCTGGAGCTTGGACCGCGTGATATGGAGAACGGAGTCTGCGTAATCGTATCCCGGATCAGCGGTGAGAAGAAGATTATCCAGCAGGAGAATCTGGTTGAAGAAGTGAAGGCTATGCTGGAGCAGGTTCACCAGGAAATGTTCGAGCGGGCTCTGAAGTTCCGTGAGGATCATTTCTATTCTGTAGATACCTTAGAGCAAATGAAGGATTCCATGGAAGAGAAGCGCGGCTTTGCACTTGCAGGCTGGTGCGGCTCGGAGGAATGTGAATCCAAGGTGAAGGAAGAAACAGGCGCAGGCAGCCGTAATATTCCGTTCAATCCGTCAGAAACGAAAGAGACTTGTATTTGCTGCGGTGAGCCGGCCCTGCATACAGTTGTATTCGCCAAAGCGTATTAA
- a CDS encoding 1-deoxy-D-xylulose-5-phosphate reductoisomerase, with amino-acid sequence MKRISILGSTGSIGTQTLDVVAMHPEAFVVDGLAAGSNTRLLLEQVGRFHPRRVSVSTPELAAEIRSSLPAGVELYSGHEGLVEIAAGGDAETVVTALVGSVGLQSTMAAIEAGRHIGLANKETLVTAGHLVTELAGRKGVKLLPVDSEHSAIFQCLNGENREDVASITITASGGSFRDYTRSQLKNVTVEDALRHPNWSMGAKITIDSATMVNKGLEVIEAHHLFALPYGQINVLLHPESIIHSYVEFRDSSIIAQLGTPDMRVPIQYALTYPDRWQSPAERLSLAKVASLTFREMDYERFPALKLAIDCGTMGGTATTAFNAANEIAVARFLRGEIPFLRIDEIIDEVLQRHENAAHPNLEQIQHCDTVTRELAAVL; translated from the coding sequence GTGAAAAGAATCAGTATTCTCGGCTCTACGGGTTCAATCGGCACCCAGACACTCGATGTCGTAGCCATGCATCCGGAAGCCTTTGTGGTGGACGGGCTGGCAGCGGGATCGAATACCCGGCTGCTGCTGGAGCAGGTGGGCCGCTTCCATCCGCGCCGCGTTTCTGTGTCTACACCGGAGCTTGCTGCAGAGATCAGATCCAGTCTGCCTGCCGGCGTAGAGCTCTACAGCGGACATGAAGGTCTGGTGGAGATTGCCGCTGGCGGTGACGCAGAGACTGTTGTGACTGCCCTTGTGGGCAGCGTGGGTCTGCAGTCTACAATGGCGGCGATTGAAGCCGGCAGACATATAGGACTGGCCAACAAGGAAACGCTGGTTACCGCCGGACACCTGGTTACAGAGCTGGCGGGCCGCAAAGGTGTTAAGCTCCTGCCGGTTGACAGCGAGCATTCGGCTATTTTTCAATGCTTAAATGGCGAGAACCGCGAAGATGTTGCTTCGATTACCATCACAGCATCCGGAGGATCTTTCCGTGATTATACGCGATCACAGCTTAAGAATGTTACTGTTGAGGATGCACTGCGCCACCCGAATTGGAGCATGGGGGCCAAGATTACAATTGATTCGGCAACTATGGTTAACAAAGGGCTGGAAGTAATCGAAGCGCATCATCTGTTTGCCCTCCCGTATGGACAGATTAATGTGCTGCTGCATCCGGAGAGCATTATTCACTCCTATGTGGAATTCCGTGACAGCAGTATCATTGCGCAGCTGGGAACGCCCGATATGCGGGTTCCAATTCAATATGCGCTCACCTATCCGGACCGCTGGCAGTCGCCTGCTGAGCGGCTGTCGCTGGCCAAAGTAGCCAGTCTCACTTTCCGTGAGATGGACTATGAGCGCTTCCCGGCCCTGAAGCTGGCTATCGACTGCGGCACCATGGGGGGGACGGCTACAACCGCCTTCAATGCAGCGAATGAGATTGCCGTTGCCCGTTTCCTGCGCGGCGAGATTCCGTTCCTGCGGATTGACGAGATTATTGATGAAGTCCTTCAGCGCCATGAGAATGCGGCTCATCCGAATCTGGAGCAGATTCAGCACTGTGATACGGTGACCCGGGAACTTGCGGCTGTGCTGTAA
- a CDS encoding isoprenyl transferase encodes MIKRIQEWLSRKDRQEPVEISPDNIPRHVAVIMDGNGRWAKRRGLPRIVGHQNGMKAVKRATIAANDLGVEFLTMYAFSTENWKRPKDEVDFLMRLPVEFLAIELDELIEKNVQVRVMGDTEALPSHTRRAMEEAVARTEGNTGLILNFALNYGGRKEIEDCMRGLGKDIQAGILTPDEITSALIDSRLLSGGLPDPDLLIRTSGEMRLSNFMLWQIAYSELWFTDVYWPEFDKTHLMQAVAEYQRRTRRYGGLK; translated from the coding sequence ATGATCAAACGGATTCAAGAATGGCTGAGCCGTAAAGACAGGCAGGAGCCAGTCGAGATTTCACCGGATAATATTCCCCGGCATGTAGCTGTAATTATGGATGGCAACGGACGCTGGGCGAAACGGCGCGGCTTGCCCCGTATTGTGGGCCATCAGAACGGGATGAAGGCGGTCAAACGTGCGACAATCGCGGCGAATGACCTGGGAGTAGAGTTCTTGACCATGTACGCTTTCTCCACGGAGAACTGGAAGCGGCCGAAGGATGAGGTTGATTTCCTGATGCGCTTGCCTGTGGAATTTCTGGCCATTGAACTGGATGAACTGATTGAGAAGAATGTACAGGTACGTGTAATGGGGGATACCGAGGCTTTGCCTTCCCATACCCGCAGGGCTATGGAAGAAGCGGTTGCCCGGACCGAAGGGAATACCGGACTTATACTTAATTTTGCGCTGAACTACGGTGGCCGTAAAGAGATTGAAGACTGTATGCGCGGCTTGGGCAAGGATATCCAGGCAGGTATTCTGACACCTGATGAGATTACTTCAGCACTGATTGACAGCAGGCTCTTATCCGGCGGACTGCCTGACCCTGATCTGCTGATCCGTACGAGCGGCGAAATGCGCCTAAGTAACTTTATGCTCTGGCAGATTGCCTACAGTGAATTATGGTTTACAGATGTGTACTGGCCGGAGTTTGACAAGACGCATCTGATGCAGGCTGTGGCGGAATATCAGCGCCGCACACGCCGTTATGGTGGATTGAAGTAG
- a CDS encoding phosphatidate cytidylyltransferase translates to MKQRVITGIVAGALFLGLCFLGGWPYQLLLTAMALIGYYEFVKMTGTATFGGTAVLGYASVVCFMIPWNLLGTSELLSWEQGIWLLMLLFLLVTVFSKNKLDIKITALMFTGIVYIGMGFSYMAIARGAGDGHGLLWTFLLLCCIWGSDAGAYFVGRSFGRNKLWPAISPNKTIEGALGGVLISAVISIVFALLVPDLLTIGRALLIGVSCAVLGQLGDLVQSAYKRVYGIKDSGSLLPGHGGILDRCDSWIIVFPFVHIVMLMPYY, encoded by the coding sequence TTGAAGCAGCGAGTGATTACCGGAATTGTTGCCGGAGCCTTGTTTTTGGGCTTGTGCTTTTTGGGAGGCTGGCCGTATCAGCTGTTGCTGACTGCCATGGCCCTCATCGGCTATTATGAATTTGTAAAAATGACAGGTACAGCAACCTTCGGAGGGACTGCTGTACTTGGTTATGCGTCCGTAGTATGCTTCATGATCCCCTGGAATCTGCTGGGGACTTCCGAGTTATTATCGTGGGAGCAGGGAATCTGGCTGCTCATGCTGTTATTCCTGCTGGTTACGGTCTTCAGCAAGAACAAGCTGGATATTAAGATCACCGCTTTGATGTTCACCGGCATTGTATACATAGGGATGGGCTTCTCTTATATGGCTATCGCCCGCGGTGCGGGAGATGGACATGGGCTCCTCTGGACATTTCTGCTGCTGTGCTGCATCTGGGGAAGTGATGCCGGAGCGTATTTTGTCGGCCGAAGCTTCGGACGCAATAAGCTCTGGCCGGCGATCAGTCCTAACAAAACTATCGAAGGTGCCCTTGGCGGAGTATTAATCTCTGCCGTGATATCTATTGTTTTTGCCCTATTGGTTCCTGATCTGCTGACCATCGGACGCGCACTGCTTATCGGGGTTTCCTGCGCCGTTCTGGGTCAGCTCGGAGATCTTGTACAGTCTGCTTATAAACGGGTGTACGGTATTAAGGATTCAGGCTCGTTGCTGCCTGGTCATGGAGGCATCCTGGACCGCTGTGACAGCTGGATTATCGTATTTCCTTTCGTACATATCGTAATGCTGATGCCTTACTATTAA
- the rseP gene encoding RIP metalloprotease RseP, with protein MEMVRVVFLTVFMFFVLVTVHEWGHYYFAKRAGILVREFAIGFGPKLFSYKRNETQFTLRLLPFGGYARMAGEDPEMIEIGPGQTIAVRLGQDNKVKNIYLDSLDTRRNVIRGEAQFTDLENELKIRLDVDGEVTTYDVHPQAMMIKGSQQTQIAPKDRQFGSKSVGQRAVAILAGPVMNFILAFVLFALHLQMAGIQVENPTYVKIGDVSEGMPAQEAGLQKGDIVVAVNGETIGGDYQKMISLTSASKGKEMKWTLQRGDETLNVAMIPRSMEGEEGGKVGITPELPTRKAGVGETITKSGTAMVDTTKLIFIGFKQLINKFNMDDISGPVGTFQLTGQIAQQGIQYLTYWAAILSLYLGIFNLLPIPALDGSRLVFLGVEALRGKPVDPNREGMVHFVGFALLFLVMIAVTYNDILRLISG; from the coding sequence ATGGAGATGGTAAGAGTCGTTTTTTTGACGGTATTTATGTTCTTTGTTCTGGTGACCGTCCATGAATGGGGACATTATTATTTTGCCAAACGCGCCGGAATTCTTGTGAGGGAATTTGCTATCGGTTTCGGTCCGAAACTGTTTTCTTATAAACGCAATGAAACCCAGTTCACGCTTCGCCTGCTGCCGTTTGGGGGATATGCCCGGATGGCCGGAGAGGATCCGGAAATGATTGAGATCGGTCCCGGACAGACCATTGCGGTCAGACTGGGCCAGGATAATAAGGTGAAGAATATTTACCTGGATTCGCTGGATACACGCAGAAATGTTATCCGCGGTGAAGCGCAATTCACGGATCTTGAGAATGAGCTGAAAATCCGTCTGGATGTGGATGGTGAAGTAACCACATACGACGTACATCCGCAGGCGATGATGATTAAGGGAAGCCAGCAGACGCAGATCGCGCCCAAAGACCGCCAGTTCGGCAGCAAAAGCGTAGGCCAGCGCGCGGTGGCGATCTTGGCCGGTCCGGTGATGAACTTCATTCTGGCTTTTGTGCTGTTCGCGCTTCATCTGCAAATGGCCGGTATCCAGGTGGAGAATCCGACCTATGTGAAGATCGGCGATGTAAGCGAAGGAATGCCAGCCCAGGAAGCCGGTCTGCAGAAGGGCGACATAGTTGTAGCCGTTAACGGCGAAACTATCGGTGGAGATTACCAGAAGATGATCTCGCTCACTTCCGCGTCCAAGGGCAAAGAGATGAAATGGACACTGCAGCGCGGCGATGAAACCCTTAATGTAGCTATGATTCCCCGCAGTATGGAAGGGGAGGAAGGCGGTAAAGTCGGGATCACTCCGGAGCTTCCTACACGCAAGGCCGGGGTTGGTGAGACTATCACCAAATCAGGCACTGCCATGGTGGATACCACGAAGCTGATCTTCATCGGCTTCAAGCAGCTGATCAACAAATTCAATATGGACGATATCTCGGGACCCGTGGGAACCTTCCAGCTGACCGGGCAGATTGCCCAGCAGGGGATTCAGTATTTGACTTATTGGGCGGCTATACTCAGCCTGTATCTCGGAATCTTCAACCTGCTGCCGATTCCTGCACTTGACGGAAGCCGGCTCGTGTTTCTCGGTGTGGAGGCGCTGCGCGGTAAGCCGGTGGACCCGAACCGCGAAGGCATGGTCCATTTTGTAGGCTTTGCACTGCTGTTCCTGGTGATGATTGCTGTGACTTATAATGATATATTACGCCTCATAAGCGGCTGA
- a CDS encoding FliA/WhiG family RNA polymerase sigma factor — protein sequence MNEHKAAQSETDGLWEQWKEQGDPEAKKKLIESYLHIVDYVSSRLAVGLPKNVSKDDLASNGVMGLIDAIEKFDYKRGLQFQTYASWRVRGAILDSLRQSDWVPRSVREKAKKIEDAYQQLEQKYLRSVSDDEMSQYLNITETEFQTMLQDVAVMSLCSLEDPIREEESETRMSILVDDKAKNPDRKVNEFYLRDTLTKGIEKLTVKERTVVSLLYYEDLSLSEIAEVMSLSPSRISQLHSKAILRLRGTLEKNRDLLMQND from the coding sequence TTGAACGAGCATAAAGCTGCTCAGTCAGAAACAGATGGACTATGGGAACAATGGAAAGAGCAAGGTGATCCTGAGGCCAAAAAAAAGCTGATTGAGAGTTATCTCCATATTGTAGATTACGTATCAAGCCGTCTGGCAGTGGGATTACCCAAAAATGTATCCAAAGATGACTTGGCCAGCAATGGTGTGATGGGACTGATTGATGCCATCGAGAAATTCGACTACAAGCGGGGACTGCAATTTCAGACCTATGCTTCCTGGCGGGTGAGAGGAGCGATCCTTGACTCTCTGCGGCAAAGTGACTGGGTTCCCAGATCCGTGCGCGAAAAAGCGAAAAAAATCGAGGATGCCTACCAGCAGCTGGAACAGAAGTATTTGAGATCCGTTAGTGACGATGAAATGAGCCAGTATCTGAACATTACTGAAACGGAGTTTCAGACTATGCTGCAGGATGTTGCAGTCATGTCGCTCTGCTCATTAGAAGATCCTATTCGTGAAGAAGAATCAGAGACACGGATGTCTATTCTGGTGGATGATAAGGCTAAGAATCCGGACCGGAAAGTGAATGAGTTCTATCTACGTGATACGCTGACTAAAGGCATCGAGAAATTAACAGTGAAAGAACGGACCGTCGTGTCCCTTTTATATTATGAGGATTTATCTTTGAGCGAGATCGCTGAAGTGATGTCACTCTCTCCTTCACGGATCTCACAGCTTCATTCGAAGGCTATTTTGCGGCTAAGAGGAACACTTGAGAAGAACCGTGATCTTCTTATGCAAAATGATTAA
- the rpsB gene encoding 30S ribosomal protein S2, with translation MAVISMKQLLEAGVHFGHQTRRWNPKMDRYIFTERNGIYIIDLQKTVKKVEEAYNFVKSVAGDNGTILFVGTKKQAQDSVKEEAERSGMFFINQRWLGGTLTNFQTIQKRIDRLKKLEAWEEDGTFAVLPKKEVILLRKEKDRLEKFLGGIKNMKGLPSALFIIDPRKERIAVAEARKLGIPIVAIVDTNCDPDEIDYVIPGNDDAIRAVKLLTGKMADAVVEAHQGEDTTTA, from the coding sequence ATGGCAGTAATTTCCATGAAGCAGCTTCTCGAAGCTGGGGTACACTTCGGTCATCAGACTCGTCGTTGGAATCCAAAGATGGATCGTTATATCTTCACTGAAAGAAACGGAATTTACATTATTGACTTGCAGAAAACAGTCAAAAAGGTAGAGGAAGCTTACAACTTTGTAAAGAGCGTCGCTGGCGACAACGGCACAATCCTATTCGTAGGAACAAAGAAACAAGCACAGGATTCCGTAAAAGAAGAAGCTGAACGTTCGGGTATGTTCTTCATTAACCAACGTTGGCTGGGTGGTACCCTGACTAACTTCCAGACTATTCAGAAGCGTATTGACCGTCTGAAGAAATTGGAAGCTTGGGAAGAAGACGGTACCTTCGCAGTATTGCCTAAGAAAGAAGTTATCCTTCTCCGCAAAGAGAAAGATCGTCTTGAGAAATTCCTGGGCGGTATCAAGAACATGAAAGGTCTTCCAAGCGCGCTGTTCATCATTGACCCGCGTAAAGAGCGTATTGCTGTAGCAGAAGCTCGCAAATTGGGTATTCCTATCGTAGCTATCGTTGATACTAACTGCGATCCGGACGAAATCGACTACGTAATTCCAGGCAATGACGACGCTATCCGCGCCGTGAAGCTCTTGACTGGTAAAATGGCTGACGCTGTTGTTGAAGCTCATCAGGGCGAAGACACAACTACTGCTTAA
- the pyrH gene encoding UMP kinase yields the protein MEQPVFKRVVLKVSGESLAGQNGYGIDAETIISIAEQVKEVVELGVQVAIVCGGGNIWRGIAGSASGIDRATADYMGMLATVMNSLALQDALEQIDVPTRVQTSIAMQQIAEPYIRRRAIRHLEKGRVVIFAAGTGNPFFSTDTTAALRAAEIEAEVILMAKNKVDGVYSADPFKDSTAVKYEQLTYMDILNKNLGVMDSTASSLCMDNNIPLIVFAITEQGNIKRVVLGEKIGTIVKGSVN from the coding sequence TTGGAACAGCCGGTATTTAAGAGAGTAGTCCTTAAGGTTAGCGGTGAATCACTTGCCGGACAGAATGGCTATGGCATCGATGCCGAAACGATCATCTCCATCGCGGAGCAGGTCAAGGAAGTCGTTGAGCTTGGAGTTCAGGTTGCCATTGTGTGCGGCGGAGGTAACATCTGGCGCGGAATCGCGGGAAGTGCAAGCGGCATTGACCGGGCGACAGCGGATTATATGGGGATGCTGGCAACAGTCATGAACTCGCTGGCACTTCAGGATGCCCTGGAGCAGATCGATGTCCCTACACGGGTTCAGACCTCTATTGCCATGCAGCAAATTGCTGAGCCTTATATCCGCCGCCGGGCAATCCGGCATCTGGAAAAGGGCCGTGTAGTTATTTTTGCCGCAGGAACGGGGAATCCGTTCTTCTCGACGGATACAACGGCAGCGCTCAGAGCGGCCGAAATTGAAGCCGAAGTGATTCTGATGGCGAAGAACAAAGTAGATGGTGTCTATTCCGCGGATCCGTTCAAGGACAGCACTGCCGTGAAATACGAGCAACTTACTTACATGGATATTCTGAACAAGAACCTTGGTGTTATGGATTCCACCGCTTCCTCTCTCTGCATGGATAATAATATACCGCTCATTGTGTTTGCTATTACAGAGCAAGGCAATATTAAACGTGTCGTTCTCGGCGAAAAGATCGGGACGATTGTTAAAGGGAGTGTAAATTAA